A window of the Bacillus andreraoultii genome harbors these coding sequences:
- a CDS encoding phage tail spike protein: MANLKAFFTDKHDFNVEKFDFPIVPYMYFDGENLPNDVSIGGGSYANSIVWGDGNPTIVDGVIGKASKFNSNYLIWRNWEFPAMNKFSISFWVKFDPTDFNSWTILATTRYDGYNTSNRGFHVAAYSSRSFNIRLYGTNGQSINVYSNDSGQSGKLFEADKWYHVAVIFDGTNLKGIVNGEEWISVYAGNITFTSTFERSLTLGDMLDGNSYPFNGIIDEFTLCLNDNAWTKDQAIQYYNAIAKGEYLDDETDTGALQLGKSFEGNYPTSLMTWESQVIDLGGIGQFVDYGRIETVSTTSQVATLTLYTRSSSDGVTWEEWRTLGENGLIQSTNQRYLQVRVDFLTTDPTQTPILYEIAVWEEEKAPDYVPLPNLKIHHNDPIYLYRDLETGLDSLGVLRNAYDVFIEEEINGEDILSFKLPRRDLKRQEIGDEPVELIAVIAERYYVVKEVLDKRDSDGNLYTEFICEALWTELRDYFVDTIEVVEVTARDALETIFENVFREAGDPEIDWKVGNVEITKKRTLRSDWKDVLSLIHEVQNIWGGEILFDTKNKYVHLLNQIGGNSGVRFYYNKNLQNIERIIDTYDLITRIYPSGKGGLDIRTINNGVPYLENRTWVDKLKLRRKVIPYRWKDERYTIPENLKEDAQKLLDEMSKPKIAYKTSVHDLSSLSGHEHETFNLGDLVTVVDKELFDEEVINRIVRRKMDVRKPENTEIELSQPIKTLADIRSRALDDQIETMIGSDPLSTNDVQQMTVFNHLLNSRADEGINGDWVKEGTDFDIANVGFSGNWSFVVKPDYGRTNTLTQTVEGVSHRTTYTVSAAVATQGDITRGSAADAFVGIKVIVHYQDGGEPDTFYLAVPDVTNNEPPKDSNA; this comes from the coding sequence TTGGCAAATCTAAAAGCCTTTTTCACGGATAAACACGACTTTAATGTTGAAAAGTTCGATTTTCCTATCGTTCCATATATGTATTTCGACGGGGAAAATTTACCGAACGACGTATCTATTGGCGGCGGTTCTTACGCGAATAGTATCGTTTGGGGTGACGGAAATCCTACGATTGTTGACGGTGTTATCGGAAAAGCGTCGAAATTCAATAGCAACTATTTGATTTGGCGAAATTGGGAATTTCCCGCTATGAACAAGTTTTCAATATCGTTTTGGGTGAAATTTGACCCGACGGACTTTAACAGTTGGACGATTTTAGCAACGACAAGATACGACGGATATAACACGTCAAACAGAGGTTTTCACGTTGCGGCTTATTCGTCCCGTTCGTTTAACATTCGTTTATACGGGACAAACGGTCAAAGTATAAACGTTTATTCTAACGATTCGGGTCAAAGCGGTAAACTTTTTGAAGCCGATAAATGGTATCACGTTGCAGTTATTTTCGACGGAACTAATTTAAAAGGGATTGTAAATGGTGAGGAATGGATAAGTGTTTATGCGGGAAATATTACGTTCACGTCAACATTCGAACGTTCCTTAACGCTTGGAGATATGCTTGACGGGAATAGTTATCCATTCAACGGAATAATTGACGAATTCACGTTATGCTTAAACGATAATGCTTGGACTAAAGACCAAGCGATTCAGTATTATAACGCTATCGCAAAAGGCGAATATTTAGACGACGAAACCGATACGGGGGCGTTACAACTTGGAAAAAGTTTCGAGGGTAATTATCCGACAAGTCTAATGACTTGGGAATCGCAAGTAATCGACTTGGGCGGAATTGGTCAGTTTGTCGATTATGGTCGAATTGAAACGGTATCAACAACAAGCCAAGTAGCAACTTTAACGCTTTACACCCGTTCAAGTTCCGACGGTGTAACGTGGGAAGAATGGCGAACACTTGGCGAAAATGGTCTTATTCAATCAACGAACCAACGCTATTTACAAGTTCGCGTTGATTTCTTGACGACCGACCCGACACAAACGCCAATACTTTACGAAATCGCCGTTTGGGAAGAAGAAAAAGCACCCGATTATGTTCCGTTACCAAACTTGAAAATTCACCATAACGACCCGATTTATTTGTATCGAGATTTGGAAACGGGTCTTGATTCGTTAGGCGTTCTTCGAAATGCTTACGACGTATTTATCGAAGAAGAAATCAACGGCGAAGATATTTTATCGTTCAAGTTACCGCGTCGGGATTTGAAACGCCAAGAAATCGGCGACGAACCCGTAGAATTAATCGCGGTTATCGCCGAAAGATATTACGTCGTTAAGGAAGTTCTTGACAAACGGGATTCAGACGGAAATCTTTATACCGAATTCATTTGTGAAGCACTTTGGACGGAACTACGCGATTATTTCGTCGATACAATCGAAGTCGTCGAAGTAACCGCCCGTGACGCCTTGGAAACAATCTTCGAAAATGTTTTCCGAGAAGCAGGCGACCCCGAAATTGATTGGAAAGTTGGCAACGTTGAAATCACAAAGAAAAGAACGCTTCGTTCCGATTGGAAAGACGTTCTATCGTTGATTCACGAAGTTCAAAATATTTGGGGCGGTGAAATCTTATTCGATACTAAAAACAAATACGTTCACTTATTGAATCAAATCGGCGGAAATTCCGGCGTTCGATTCTATTACAACAAGAACTTGCAAAATATCGAAAGAATTATCGACACTTACGACCTAATTACGCGAATCTATCCAAGCGGTAAGGGCGGATTGGATATAAGAACTATAAACAATGGTGTACCTTATCTTGAAAATCGTACTTGGGTCGATAAGTTAAAACTACGTCGAAAAGTTATTCCTTATCGCTGGAAAGACGAACGTTATACAATTCCCGAAAACTTGAAGGAAGACGCCCAAAAATTGCTTGATGAAATGTCGAAACCAAAAATAGCTTACAAGACAAGCGTTCACGACCTTTCAAGCCTATCGGGTCACGAACACGAAACGTTTAATCTTGGCGATTTGGTAACGGTCGTCGACAAGGAATTGTTTGACGAAGAAGTTATTAATCGAATCGTTCGTCGCAAAATGGACGTAAGGAAGCCCGAAAATACTGAAATCGAATTATCCCAACCAATTAAAACGTTGGCGGATATTCGTTCAAGGGCATTGGACGACCAAATCGAAACAATGATTGGAAGCGACCCACTTTCAACAAACGACGTCCAACAAATGACCGTGTTTAATCACTTGTTGAACTCACGGGCGGACGAAGGAATAAACGGCGATTGGGTCAAAGAGGGAACGGATTTCGATATTGCTAACGTCGGATTTAGCGGTAATTGGTCGTTCGTAGTAAAACCCGATTATGGAAGAACGAACACCTTAACGCAAACGGTCGAAGGGGTATCGCACCGAACAACTTACACCGTTTCAGCGGCGGTCGCAACGCAAGGCGATATTACACGCGGAAGTGCCGCAGACGCCTTTGTCGGAATTAAAGTTATTGTTCACTATCAAGACGGCGGCGAACCCGATACGTTCTATCTTGCAGTTCCCGACGTTACAAACAACGAACCGCCTAAAGATTCTAACGCTTAA
- a CDS encoding distal tail protein Dit encodes MNGFTFDGQHSDNYSIIVNKKNVPLTPPIENRLQEISGFDGAWDYGVSYQPREIGIECTILADSKDDLKTKIRNLAGLLNPRKGAKPLIFDDDPDVQYFARLSNQIPLEQIGAFGTFTLQFTCPDPFTYSVNIRKGTFANDLSTTHHGTYIARPKFTVTHNGGSGSITNNRPDGIVESINFKTDSPSGVYVIDCKEYTITKDNLPAYNFVDGDFISMPQGLNKLTNSGNIASTTIEFRDTWL; translated from the coding sequence ATGAACGGCTTTACTTTTGACGGACAACATTCGGATAACTATTCGATTATTGTCAATAAGAAGAACGTTCCTTTAACGCCGCCAATCGAAAATCGGTTACAAGAGATTTCGGGATTCGACGGGGCTTGGGACTATGGCGTTTCCTATCAGCCCCGCGAAATAGGAATCGAATGTACGATTTTAGCAGATTCGAAGGACGATTTAAAAACGAAGATTCGTAACTTGGCGGGTCTATTGAATCCGCGTAAAGGGGCGAAGCCGTTAATATTCGACGACGACCCCGACGTTCAATATTTTGCAAGACTTTCGAATCAAATCCCACTTGAACAAATTGGGGCGTTTGGAACGTTTACTTTACAATTCACTTGTCCCGACCCGTTCACTTATTCGGTCAATATTCGTAAGGGTACGTTTGCAAACGACCTTTCTACGACACACCACGGAACGTATATCGCAAGACCGAAATTCACCGTAACACACAATGGCGGAAGCGGTTCTATTACAAATAATCGTCCCGACGGAATCGTCGAATCTATCAATTTCAAAACCGATTCGCCTTCGGGCGTTTATGTAATAGATTGTAAGGAATATACGATAACGAAAGATAATTTACCCGCTTATAATTTCGTTGACGGCGATTTTATTTCAATGCCGCAAGGATTGAACAAGCTAACGAATAGCGGAAATATCGCAAGCACAACGATAGAATTCCGCGACACTTGGTTGTAA